The DNA region CGAATCCAACCCGAACTCGTTTGAGTTTTgattctccatccccgtttgggtttggggcggggaacAGGGACTGTTTggggattcgggtttgggttttGGGGGGTGGGGGGCTAAAAATCGTCTCCGACACGCCCTGTTGTCATGCCTACCGGTAAATATAGTTGTAAATCTTGGAAATTGTACAACTTTCGGTAAAATATTACATGTCTCTACCaatctacttttaatatataaaagttaattaccaccataattacttaattaccctaattacaatccataatacaactaatttcatgttcctataagtaatttcgtactaaactGTATTTAATACTCTAACTAACTCTACCATTTTACAATTTAATAAATTTGCCTCGACAACATAAAAATTAATTCaactatatattatataaaatataattaaaaaattgattcaaatatatcaaaatacattaaaagagagtttttcattgggtaaggtgatgtatgatatgagtaatttccaatgggtgaattattttatggatttgggataaaaagagaattttgaaatcttgaattatgatgtggatttggaataagaggtggatttccaaaatatggggtgttttgttgatttccaaAACCACTGACAATATTATACCATTTTAACTAACTCTACCATTTTACAATTTAATAAATTTGCCTCGACAACATAAAAAAACGCCTTTTTCTATTACTTGCACGCCGAAAATCTCCTTGGGAACACAACATAAAAATTGATTCaactatatattatataaaatataattaaaaaattgattcaaatatatcaaaatacattaaaagagagtttttcattgggtaaggtgatgtatgatatgagtaattttcaatgggtgaattattttatggatttgggataaaaagagaattttgaaatcttgaattatggtgtggatttggaataagaggtggatttccaaaatatggggtgttttgttgatttccaaAACCACTGACAATATTATACCATTTTAACTAACTCTACAATTTTACAATTTAATAAATTTGCCTCGACAACATAAAAAAACGCTTCTTCCTATTACTTGCACGCCGAAAATCTCCTTGGGAACACAACATAAAAATTGATTCAACTATATgttatataaaatataattaaaaaattgattcaaatatatcaaaatacattaaaagagagtttttcattgggtaaggtgatgtatgatatgagtaatttccaatgggtgaattattttatggatttgggataaaaagagaattttgaaatcttgaattatggtgtggatttggaataagaggtggatttccaaaatatggggtgttttgttgatttgggatacaaagaggacttccatcattttgcataaaattggagcatgtgttatgttgattgaggttcattttcaaatgaaatgtgtacacaaaaaaattaaaattaaataaaataaattggtcaaatttagactagatgtgagtgaaaaatgtgataaaataaattacctatttatactaaaaaatattactgttattttattgttgttgcaatcttatcattccaaaatgaaatcaatatcctgaaatcaaattagttattattgtagtttttttgccaaatattatcattgcttgattttctttaaatgacaaaatgatttttttttaataataaatattaccgttattttattgttgttgcaatcttatcattccaaaatgaaatcaatattctgaaatcaaattaattattattgtagtttttttgccaaatattatcgttacttgattttctttaaatgacaaaatgaatttttttaataataaatatactaattTTTTAAGTGGTCTTTCTGAGATGTCAAACCGAGAATATGAAAAGAGGGAGAAGTAATATGAAACGGTTTgatgaaaattagggttttatttaattgaataaattgatattattattattattattgttatttattaatatttattatcatcattattaATCTCATTTACCCACTTAATAACTCAAAATATTCCAAAACCACTATTCCAAAACCACTGACAATATTATACCATTTTAACTAACTCTACCATTTTACAATTTAATAAATTTGCCTCGACAACATAAAAAAATGCCTTTTCCTATTACTTGCACGCCGAAAATCTCCTTGGGAACACAACATAAAAATTGATTCaactatatattatataaaatataattaaaaaattgattcaaatatatcaaaatacattaaaagagagtttttcattgggtaaggtgatgtatgatatgagtaatttccaatgggtgaattattttatagatttgggataaaaagagaattttgaaatcttgaattatggcgtggatttggaataagaggtggatttccaaaatatggggtgttttgttgatttgggatacaaagaggacttccatcattttgcataaaattggagcatgtgttatgttgattgaggttcattttcaaatgaaatgtgtacacaaaaaaattaaaattaaataaaataaattggtcaaatttagactagatgtgagtgaaaaatgtgataaaataaattacctatttatactactaaaaaatattaccgttattttattgttgttgcaacTTTCTTCATACGTTGGTAGTCGTAGATATATGGATCAACTATACTTTGACGGAATGGCAATATGCAGCTATGTCGGATTTCCAGATCTTTTCATTACATTCACATGTAACCCCAACTAGCCTGAAATTCAGCGTTTGCTTGGTTCTGTTCATCTAAAAGCATCAGATCGTCCTGACATCATTTCAAGAGTCTTTAAAATGAAATTTGATGAGTTTTTGTCTGATCTCACAAAGAAAAGTCTATTGGGGAAAGTTCTTGCATATGAGTAACTTATTCCATATTCAATTGATCGTATTGttattttcaaattgatcattcGTGTGCTGACtattgtatatattttatatatttatttttatagaTATGTATACAATTGAGTTTCAAAAGAGAGGATTACCACATGCTCACATCTTAATTTTCCTCCATCCATCTAACAAATATCCAACTCCAAGTGATATTGATCGCATTATTTCAGCTGAAATACCTGACCAAGATACCAATGAAGAGTTGTATAATTTGGTTAAAACTCACATGATTCATGGCCCGTGTGGATTTGCAAATCGATCTTCACCGTGCATGAAAGATGGAAAATGTTCTAAATATTTTCCAAAACAGTTTCAGCCCGAAACAATTGTTGATCAAGATGGGTTTCCGATATATAGAAGAAGGGACAATGGACATACAGTTCTTAAGAATGGAATTCAAGTCGATAACTGGAATGTTGTTCCATACAATGCAAAGTTGTTGACAAAGTACCAAGCTCACATAAACATGGAATGGTGCAATCAAAGTACATCGATTAAGTACTTATTCAAGTACATCAACAAAGGTTACGACAGAATCACCGCTGCCATTGTACCGAATGATGATGGAACTTCCAACCAGCCGCATAATATTGATGAGATCAAACAGTATATTGATTGTAGGTACGTTTCTAATATATCACTTGAAATATGATGTCATGCAATTTATCTATTTCAACTAAAAGTGTGCAATTTTTCTTTACATGCATGGTGTAGAAAATTTTATATGTACATTGTTTTGACTATATGTGTTATAATAAAATTTATATATTCTGTCTACAATAATCATTCTATTAATTTTAAATCCATTGCCTTTCATTATATTATTTGTAGGTACGTTTCTCCGAGTGAAGCATCTTGGAGGATATTTTCCTTTCCAATCCATGGTAGAAAACCAGCTGTTGAGAGATTGTACTTTCATTGTGAAGGTCAAAATTCGGTATATTACACTGATTTTGATCGTATCAATACAGTTCTGGAAAAACCAAGTGTAACTGAATCGATGTTTACATCATGGTTCGAAGCAAATTGCAAGTATCCTGAAGCACAAAATTTAACTTACAACAAATTTGTTTCAAAATTTGTTTATGTTAAGAAAAAAAGAGAATGGAAACCCCGTCAAAAAGGTTACACAATTGGTAGGCTTATATGGGTTCCTCCAACAACTGGCGAATTGTACTATCTTAGATTGATGCTCACACATGTCAAAGGCCCCCGCAGTTATAATGATATAAAAACAGTGAATAACGTAAAATATGATACTTTCCGGGATGCCTGTTTTGCTATGGGTTTTATCGGCAATGATAGAGAATTCATTGCAGCTATTAAAGAGGCAAATCATTGGGGTTCAGGTCAATATTTGAGATTACTATTTGTTCACATGTTATTATCAGGCAGCATTAACAGGCCAAGACATGTATGGAGTAAAACATGTCATCTCTTAGCTGATGGAATACTATATGCTCAACAGCGAATTGCAAACAATAGAGGTATTATTTTTCCTATATTGtgaatttttattatatttatttgtTTGATTCTTAAAAGTAAATTTGTTTTATAGTTTACACTTATAATTACTATTGTATAAAGGTTTGAGGTTGTCGGATGAAGAGATAATGAATTTAACATTAATTGAGATTGAACGAAATCTTCAAAGGAAGAGCCGAAGTCTAAAGGAATTTGCTGGAATGCCTTATCCAAGTGGATATGTGGTTGAGTAGTTGGGAAATAAGCTCATATACGAAGAGCGGAGTTACAATCCAGCCGAACAATTGCAAGAATACAATAATTTGTTCTTAAATCTTACAGGTAAATATGTTAAATGTTTGTAAGTTTTGTCATAATTTTATAAAGTTAACTTTTAAAGTATGATTTTATCTTACAATTTTTTTAATGTATAATTAATTTATTCACTGCATGTTTGctatgtatttttttttaaattagatGAGCAAAGAGGTGTATTCAAGCGAATAATGGAAGCAGTAAACAATCAACAAGGAGGCGTATTTTTTTTGTATGGATACGGTGGCACAGGGAAAACCTACATGTGGAGAACTCTAGCTTCCTACATAAGATCAAAGAAACAAATTTGTTTAACTGTTGCTTCATCGGGCATAGCTTCACTACTACTTCCAGGAGGTCGAACGGCTCATTCAATGTTCAAGATTCCAATACCTACAATGGAGTCTTCTACATGTAATATCGACAAAGGTAGTGATCGTGCAGAGCTACTAAAAATGGCAAAGTTGATAATTTGGGATGAAGCTCCAATGGCACacaaattttgttttgaagcgtttgataaaacccttaaagaCATAATGGGGCGTTCCAATTGTTCTGACAAATTATTCGGAGGGAAAGTAATTGTATTTGGTGGAGATTTTCGGCAAATATTACCAGTTATATCAAGGGGCAGCCGTTCAAATATAATACATTCTACAATAAATTCATCATACATCTGGGATCATTGTGTTGTGCTGAAGCTTACAAAGAACATGCGACTCCAACAAGCCGACAATACTTCAAGTACATCTGAATTAGAATTGTTTTCTAATTGGATATTAAAAGTTGACGATGGGAAATTGGAACAACCTAACGATGGTTACACGGATATTCCTATTCCAAATGATTTCTTAATTTCTAACTATGATGATCCACTAGAAGCCATTGTTAGTGAAACATATCCGAATTTTCTTAACAATTACAAGAATCCAGAATTTTTGCAATCAAGAGTTATATTGGCAGGAACAATTGAAACGGTTGACATCATAAATCAATACGTTTTGGGATTCATACCAGGTATGCGTTATCCATTGTAAACATATTTATAGATACATTCATATATTTATATGTACTAACATagatttataataataaaatttcaaaaattttcCCAAAGGTGAAGAAAAGGAATATTTAAGTTCAGATTCTGTAGACACTTTTGACGGTGAAGGAAATGAAGCTTTTGATGTTTTGACCCCGGAATTTTTGAATACACTTACAACTTTCGGTCTACCTAACCACAAGATTAAATTGAAGATTGGGACCCCTATTATGTTGCTTCGAAACATTGATCAACCTGAAGGTCTCTGCAATGGAATAAGGCTTATAGTTCCAAGATTGGAAAACCACGTTATCGAGGCAAAGATTATATCTGGAAAGAATATTGGAGGGGTTATCTATATTCCAAGAATGGATATGACTCCAACACAATCTCCGTGGCCATTCAAAATGACTAGAAGGCAATTTCCCATAACTATATGTTATGCTATGACAATTAACAAATCTCAAGGTGAGTCATTGGATTATGTTGGATTGTATTTGCCTAGAAGTGTATTTAGTCATGGTCACCTATATGTTGCAATATCAAGGGTCAAAAGCAAAAAAGGGCTTAAGATATTAATCCATGACAAGGATAACCATCCATTGAATTCTACAACAAACGTCGTGttcaaagaagtttttgaaaacttATAGAACGTAAGTTTTTCATTAGTTATATTATATCAAGAAATGTCGTTGTTTATTATTAGAATTTTATTGAATGAGTTGTATAAAATAtacattatgttttaacatttgtttatatggatgtaattgttttttacagggtaatgaatcatcacttcctaaaaggttgcgggcaggttttgtataaacccagttttttaaggaccaaagaattgtacgaagttaaatcatttttgttgctggacttatttctcacaattttaactaaaattgtgaaccttttgtttcaatatcttttgttgcattaaaccttactgtatcaattgcaattaatttcaacatttggtagtattcattactatattttaaaacaaatgaggttctggtatttcttttacatggtttatgtattttggttaaataatcatttattatgaaggttaatatttgcgcttttatacctcaaattagtaacagattggaaaatttcatcaattactaaataaatatatttttatttcttatgtccaaaatctcaatgataaatggaatgtttattcataacattaacaatggaatgtttattatatatcaatataccaataaattgtaaaaatatttttgtattatattttttgattatttccttaatatagtatacaaaaaaattaagcaaattatattactataaattaataatgttttactttattatgtcccaaactggaaaaagttatttgtggaaattttttgaacccatttattgatcatttaacatccattacattaaaaaaaactcttatgcaataaatttgtgtacgttgatccaattatatatatatatatatatatatatatatatatatatatatatatatatatatatatatatatatatatatatatatatatatattatattttaattttttaaaaataaattattgcacttgcgcgACCCGTGCGAACGCACGGGTCCTTTACTAGTTTTTTTAAAAGTTTTGGCATGTCTATATCGGAAATTCCAAATTCACGGTACCTATGCCTTTATTGCGGTAAAAAAAATGCAACTTTCAAAAATTTCGGTTACAAACTTAAATTTTTTGGTAAAAACAAGTACATTTAAAAAATTATGGTATTTGATTAAGAATACAATGGTAAAAATGCTCTAAATGTGGATGTGTTTGATACAACTGGGGTGATAATTAAATGTTTTACCCCTAcaataaaaaaatttattttctaGTGGCAGAGTAACCTTTTTTGAAATTTATATTCAACACGATCCATATATATCTTACACCTCTCTTCTTTCTCCAACACTCTCCTTCCTCCGAAATAATCACACAAATGAAATTGTTGTTTttcaaattttattatttttttagaaATGTTTAGCTATGTTTTTGGTTTGTCACTCATTAAATACTTTTTTTgtgttgcctcctacgtctcgttttactgttgagcctccttgcggttctctcgatctcaggatcaaaaagaagttcgtccacagggatttgccctcgcataaaacgtaagctgcacactaaaccaaacaaattacaagcacaagtcaaaaattaacaagctaaaacttaaacaaccattgcgatgctcgcaatatcaatttacaatccccagcaacggcgccattttgttggttgtaaatttacgtgtcgggtttttgttatcgtatccacagggattgtaagatatcaccgccgttcgatggttgtattaatcttagcttaagtaacaataaggttttggttggttgtcacgttatcttgcacaaaaaggtaataaattgcggtaaaagttatggtttgaataaatgagaaatattgccaaagttagggttcaatgattactttgcatgtatttgttcggtcaacaatcctataaactcctttagatgataaatcatttcacaaagtcctcccaatatgtttctctcgaacacacattgtgagttttcccattttgatccattgtttctctcgaacacaatctatcaaaatgacaactttttggttcaaccttatggtgaacaaaatcattcattactatctctagctaacaaacaagattggatgaaaacctaggtcaagagttggtaaacatctctcgatcataaaccaacacaaagagttttaaatagaaacaaagttttcatcatatattcaccattaaagagtttacatatgaagatccttacatttacacccaaagctagtaatcacctacatctaaccttgacaaatggatgacttagctactcattttcatggtagcttggtcggcaagtttcggaagaaggttgatcaacatccaagtcggataatcgagattggatgggaatccaccttctttttgtagaagatggttacaagatgaagagaaattaaatctaggtcaaaaatatctagagcaaaagctggaaaaataaagtaaaactaaggtatggcactcaaaagtggcacttgctacttatagacctgtgctgggctgtcatgctcgctaggcgagcagaatggctcgcctagcgagggtcaaattgtggcaccaaaggcacctgcgcccagagaaatagggtatgttgaactgtcatgttcgcctagcgaaggacacgctccaacctttgccccagcgaggttgagaggttttgctactggaatgctcgctggggactcgctagagcctcgcctagcgagtgagtgctggctgcgcttttcaccaaaactgaacgaactcgctaccaccttcgctatcagctcgcctggcgaatttattgacattttactggagcttttcgctgggcgctcgcctagcgagcaggcttcgccacagccttcgcctagcgagcatgctgatgaatgcttgttttccttggttcctttgccaactttcttgtgtcttaaatttcaattatttcatgccttcttcctgcacaataacacacaaatcaaaggcaccaagcttgtttatcaatgtaatgcatttcatctaaaacaaaggtgattttgacaatttagcaaggaaatagagtgaaagatacccttaattgatgactcaaataagcacttttgggtatctaacaactctccccaactagattcttgcttgtcctcaagcaaagtatgcctcttgaaggacaagaggatttgctttaagaaaatggtttctccgaagttggataaacggctcaaacacaagcgaaatcagcatatacaagtttccaacggttcgaataaaataatacacaagaactaaaacttaaatagcaatgcaaaatatttatctatctacaacaatactattctgaatgaatcatcctatctctcctcttcgaataaggaatgaagattttacgcgtttgcaaccgcgggaataatctcactctctaacaaacaatgaagaaatcaaatagattcatacaatgtctaacaattataaatggtactgtggaagcataaagatcactaagggcttttcggttgaagcttggttaggttaacaaacaagggtcatttctaaggccattgaaacgaaagtgccgatgcaaaagagacattcacagtattattcacacatctcgactttgtttcatttgtttcttatttgaaaccttcacaacacatattccacaacttaatttttatttttcactatttttcttccaagcaagcattcattttcattctttctatttttgttcttttctttcacatcaaatatacaaaacagatgtttcttttctatattttctatacatatatttttttatgcttgctcggtttttcttttctttttcaagagttgtggtacttaccgattctttttcgttctccccaacttatttcttcctcaccctaagtgaatgctcttaactttttacggaaaaagaacaataatcaagattttccgggttgtaaaaaaaagatttttgagatctcgctttatttcaagccgagattcaact from Lathyrus oleraceus cultivar Zhongwan6 chromosome 1, CAAS_Psat_ZW6_1.0, whole genome shotgun sequence includes:
- the LOC127106132 gene encoding uncharacterized protein LOC127106132 — its product is MYTIEFQKRGLPHAHILIFLHPSNKYPTPSDIDRIISAEIPDQDTNEELYNLVKTHMIHGPCGFANRSSPCMKDGKCSKYFPKQFQPETIVDQDGFPIYRRRDNGHTVLKNGIQVDNWNVVPYNAKLLTKYQAHINMEWCNQSTSIKYLFKYINKGYDRITAAIVPNDDGTSNQPHNIDEIKQYIDCRYVSPSEASWRIFSFPIHGRKPAVERLYFHCEGQNSVYYTDFDRINTVLEKPSVTESMFTSWFEANCKYPEAQNLTYNKFVSKFVYVKKKREWKPRQKGYTIGRLIWVPPTTGELYYLRLMLTHVKGPRSYNDIKTVNNVKYDTFRDACFAMGFIGNDREFIAAIKEANHWGSGSINRPRHVWSKTCHLLADGILYAQQRIANNRGLRLSDEEIMNLTLIEIERNLQRKSRSLKEFAGMPYPSGYVVNMLNVYEQRGVFKRIMEAVNNQQGGVFFLYGYGGTGKTYMWRTLASYIRSKKQICLTVASSGIASLLLPGGRTAHSMFKIPIPTMESSTCNIDKGSDRAELLKMAKLIIWDEAPMAHKFCFEAFDKTLKDIMGRSNCSDKLFGGKVIVFGGDFRQILPVISRGSRSNIIHSTINSSYIWDHCVVLKLTKNMRLQQADNTSSTSELELFSNWILKVDDGKLEQPNDGYTDIPIPNDFLISNYDDPLEAIVSETYPNFLNNYKNPEFLQSRVILAGTIETVDIINQYVLGFIPGEEKEYLSSDSVDTFDGEGNEAFDVLTPEFLNTLTTFGLPNHKIKLKIGTPIMLLRNIDQPEGLCNGIRLIVPRLENHVIEAKIISGKNIGGVIYIPRMDMTPTQSPWPFKMTRRQFPITICYAMTINKSQGESLDYVGLYLPRSVFSHGHLYVAISRVKSKKGLKILIHDKDNHPLNSTTNVVFKEVFENL